A genomic region of Trichothermofontia sichuanensis B231 contains the following coding sequences:
- a CDS encoding UPF0182 family protein yields the protein MILSRQREANCQMFNLGKRWRFSLGLLLSLLILGLVSTLSVEWLWFQSLGYGAAFQVRVALYGLIWVITLSGTALFLGVNLRLAQRLRHSRPSSSPPAGNRSVASPRNRRPPPTAYHPGSLSLWQILLSFALGAILIGLLLMHYGQEAVAYWYPEKQLTSHTPSLPSAFSLTVIAQMLQTWVIQPWQILAAIAGGVCLLIAPLRTVSAIALLLGLCLGTTLAGSWTHVLLYFHTKAFGQVDPLFHLDLSTYLFRLPLWELLIFWLLGLSLYALIAVFLVYILSGNSLSQGRFIGFSPAQQRHLCGVGSCFFLVSAFSYWLSRYKLLFSDRGVTYGASYTDITVQLPVNTLLSVGAGVLAILLLWQVLEGQQPLPLPKLLQPSRRSVRRFGGSPSPQSSPLSGGLSSPRPGHEPWQPVHLLAVGLLTYLILVVSLGYALPALVQRLDVQPNELARERPYILRSLEFTRQAFDLQNTETRTFLPEGQLTVQDLLKNDATIRNIRLWDERPLLQTNRQLQQIRLYYRFYDADIDRYRIRQTDGRDELQQVLIAARELDYSSVPPQAQTWVNEHLVYTHGYGFTLSPVNTVGQAGLPFYFVRNIGSDTTIEGNGALQVSGPEIRDSIPIGQPRIYYGELTDTYVMTNTRMQEFDYPSGDDNVYTTYTGRGGVAIGSPWRRLLFALYLRDWQMLFTRNFTPDTRVLFRRNIQTRVKTLAPFLHLDRDPYLVVADADLHLPANNPQAAVWAKQPKTDENYLYWMIDAYTVSDRYPYSDPGTQPFNYIRNSVKVVVDAYNGSVYFYVADPTDPLIQAWNEIFPGFFQPLSHLPATLRSHIRYPIDLFNVQSERLLSYHMRDAQVFYNREDQWRVPSEIYGDETQPVAPYYLIMKIPQETSEEFILLHPFTPIGRNNLIAWFAGRSDGHNYGKRLLYQFPKERLIYGPEQIEARINQDPIISQQISLWNRRGSRVIQGNLLVIPIEQSLLYVEPLYLEAERNSLPTLARVIVAYENRIVMAATLRESLEAIFMRSDLTNAPAIVRPLAEAALLPSEDAAIVNPSNAPLP from the coding sequence ATGATCCTCTCCCGGCAGCGGGAAGCTAACTGCCAAATGTTCAACCTGGGTAAAAGATGGCGTTTCAGTCTGGGGCTACTGCTCAGCCTGTTGATCCTGGGTCTGGTCAGTACCCTGAGTGTTGAGTGGCTCTGGTTCCAGTCTCTAGGGTATGGAGCGGCTTTTCAGGTCCGTGTGGCCCTCTATGGTCTGATTTGGGTAATTACCCTTAGCGGTACGGCTCTGTTTCTGGGGGTTAACCTGCGGCTGGCCCAACGGTTGCGCCATTCCCGTCCTTCGTCTTCCCCCCCCGCTGGCAATCGCAGTGTTGCTTCCCCCCGGAACCGTCGCCCCCCTCCAACCGCGTATCATCCCGGTTCCCTCTCCCTCTGGCAAATACTCCTGAGCTTTGCCCTAGGGGCTATTCTGATCGGGCTGCTGCTTATGCACTATGGTCAAGAAGCGGTGGCCTACTGGTACCCAGAAAAACAACTGACTAGCCATACCCCCAGCCTTCCCAGTGCCTTTTCCCTGACGGTGATCGCCCAGATGCTCCAGACGTGGGTGATTCAACCGTGGCAAATCCTGGCAGCCATAGCCGGTGGCGTGTGCTTACTGATTGCCCCCCTGCGCACGGTGAGCGCGATCGCCCTGCTGTTGGGACTATGCCTGGGCACAACCCTGGCTGGTAGCTGGACCCATGTTCTCCTTTACTTCCACACCAAAGCCTTTGGTCAAGTTGATCCCCTCTTTCACCTCGACCTGAGTACCTACCTCTTTCGGTTGCCCCTGTGGGAATTGTTGATCTTCTGGTTATTGGGCCTGAGCCTCTATGCCCTGATCGCGGTTTTCCTGGTTTATATCCTGTCGGGAAATAGCTTGAGTCAGGGGCGCTTTATCGGATTTTCCCCGGCCCAGCAACGGCACTTGTGTGGCGTCGGCAGTTGCTTTTTCCTGGTGAGCGCCTTTAGCTATTGGCTGTCGCGCTACAAACTGCTGTTTTCCGATCGCGGCGTGACGTATGGGGCCAGTTATACGGATATCACCGTTCAACTCCCCGTCAACACCCTGTTAAGTGTAGGGGCTGGCGTGTTAGCCATCCTGCTGCTATGGCAGGTCCTAGAGGGGCAGCAGCCGCTGCCGTTACCCAAGCTCCTGCAACCCTCCCGACGTTCCGTGCGTCGCTTTGGGGGCAGTCCCTCGCCGCAATCCAGCCCGCTTAGCGGTGGGCTATCCTCCCCGCGTCCGGGGCACGAACCGTGGCAACCGGTGCACCTGTTAGCCGTTGGCTTGCTCACGTATCTGATCCTCGTCGTGAGCTTGGGGTATGCTCTACCGGCCCTTGTGCAGCGGTTGGATGTGCAACCAAATGAACTGGCCCGTGAGCGGCCCTATATCCTGCGCAGTCTGGAGTTTACCCGCCAAGCCTTTGATCTCCAGAACACGGAAACTCGCACCTTTCTGCCAGAGGGACAACTCACGGTCCAGGATTTGTTAAAAAACGACGCGACGATTCGCAACATCCGCCTCTGGGACGAGCGCCCCCTGTTGCAAACCAATCGCCAGCTTCAGCAGATCCGGCTTTACTATCGGTTTTACGATGCCGATATCGATCGCTACCGCATTCGCCAAACCGATGGTCGCGACGAACTCCAGCAGGTCCTGATCGCGGCCCGTGAACTGGATTATAGCAGTGTCCCTCCCCAGGCCCAAACCTGGGTGAATGAACATCTGGTCTATACCCACGGCTATGGCTTTACGCTGAGTCCAGTGAATACGGTTGGGCAGGCAGGTTTACCCTTTTACTTTGTCCGCAATATTGGCAGTGATACGACCATTGAAGGCAATGGGGCACTTCAGGTATCCGGCCCGGAAATCCGCGACAGCATCCCCATCGGCCAACCCCGCATCTATTACGGCGAGTTGACCGATACCTATGTGATGACCAACACCCGGATGCAGGAGTTTGACTATCCCAGCGGGGATGACAATGTTTATACGACCTATACAGGACGCGGGGGAGTCGCGATCGGCTCGCCGTGGCGGCGGCTTCTGTTTGCCCTGTATCTGCGGGATTGGCAAATGCTGTTCACGCGCAATTTCACGCCTGATACGCGGGTACTGTTCCGGCGCAATATCCAGACGCGGGTGAAAACCCTGGCTCCGTTTTTACATCTCGATCGCGATCCATACCTGGTAGTGGCAGATGCCGATCTGCACCTACCGGCGAATAATCCCCAGGCAGCGGTGTGGGCCAAACAACCGAAGACTGATGAAAACTATCTGTACTGGATGATTGATGCCTATACGGTTTCGGATCGATATCCCTATTCTGATCCGGGCACCCAACCCTTCAATTACATTCGTAATTCGGTCAAGGTCGTGGTTGACGCCTACAATGGCTCAGTCTACTTCTATGTAGCTGATCCCACTGATCCCCTCATCCAGGCTTGGAATGAAATTTTCCCCGGTTTTTTCCAGCCGCTGAGCCATTTACCGGCGACCTTGCGCAGCCATATTCGCTATCCGATCGACTTGTTTAATGTACAGTCAGAACGCCTGCTGTCCTACCACATGCGGGATGCCCAGGTGTTTTATAACCGGGAAGACCAGTGGCGGGTGCCCAGTGAGATCTATGGTGATGAGACCCAGCCCGTCGCCCCCTACTACTTGATTATGAAAATTCCCCAGGAAACCTCGGAAGAGTTTATCCTGTTGCATCCCTTCACCCCAATCGGGCGCAATAACCTGATTGCCTGGTTTGCAGGGCGATCCGATGGCCATAACTACGGCAAACGGTTATTGTATCAATTTCCCAAAGAACGCCTGATCTATGGACCAGAGCAAATCGAAGCCCGGATTAACCAGGACCCGATTATTTCCCAGCAAATTTCCCTCTGGAATCGGCGGGGGTCACGGGTGATTCAGGGCAATTTACTGGTCATTCCGATCGAACAATCCTTGCTCTATGTTGAACCCCTTTATTTAGAAGCCGAACGCAATAGCTTACCCACCCTTGCCAGAGTCATTGTTGCCTACGAAAATCGGATCGTGATGGCCGCAACGTTGCGAGAAAGTCTGGAGGCAATTTTTATGCGCTCGGATCTCACTAATGCTCCCGCGATCGTCCGTCCGCTAGCCGAAGCGGCCCTCCTCCCCTCGGAAGATGCCGCGATTGTTAATCCCTCCAATGCTCCCTTACCCTGA
- a CDS encoding GIY-YIG nuclease family protein: MLHSPASEIPTLASLELQPYLDNNGQLPESLQGRIGVYAIFDSAQTLQLVNYSRDVYLSLKQHLVRQPHRCYGFKLYTISRPQRSTLEAIQSAWIQENGTLPPGNADEAEQWAPAIDVKPYLTEAEQQQYAQAAELDQIKLLKTVARRVETEVLAALASRGVQMPLRFDPKAKEKGLLQLKA; the protein is encoded by the coding sequence ATGCTCCATTCCCCTGCTTCTGAAATTCCCACCCTTGCGAGTTTAGAACTGCAACCCTATCTAGATAACAACGGTCAACTTCCCGAAAGCCTCCAGGGGAGGATTGGGGTCTATGCCATTTTTGATTCCGCACAAACCCTCCAACTGGTCAACTATTCCCGCGATGTCTATCTGAGTTTGAAACAGCACCTGGTCCGGCAACCCCACCGCTGTTATGGTTTCAAGCTATACACCATCAGTCGGCCCCAGCGATCGACCCTGGAAGCCATTCAATCGGCCTGGATTCAAGAAAATGGAACGCTCCCACCCGGTAATGCAGATGAGGCGGAACAATGGGCACCCGCGATCGATGTTAAACCTTACCTCACGGAAGCGGAACAACAGCAATACGCCCAGGCGGCAGAACTGGATCAAATCAAGCTGCTGAAAACTGTTGCCCGTCGCGTGGAAACGGAGGTGCTGGCGGCCCTCGCTAGCCGGGGGGTGCAAATGCCGCTGCGGTTTGATCCCAAGGCAAAGGAGAAGGGCCTCTTGCAACTCAAGGCTTAG
- a CDS encoding ABC1 kinase family protein produces the protein MTRHSLDSLRSYDPEAIARYYSARPWRVLWRALTIIWGFAGFLLGLQWDRFMGKTASHKAMRAVQLRQLLTRLGPTFIKVGQALSTRPDLIHKDFLEELVKLQDQLPPFPTDQAMALVEAELNQPIAEMFSSVSATPVAAASLGQVYRAQLHTGESVALKVQRPNLLPVLTLDLFLMRWAAGWLSAVLPLNLGHDLRLIVDEFGTKLFEEIDYLNEGRNAEKFAENFRDHPEIKVPRIYWRYTSSRVLTLEWIDGIKMTGTEEIRAAGLEVNEIIRIGVTSGLQQLLEFGFFHADPHPGNLFVMSVDDQEPEVFGRLAYIDFGMMDQLDEQTKETLVDALVHLINQEYQELAMDFVKLGFLAPETDIRPIVPALEAVLGDIMGESVRDFNFKTITDRFSELMFDYPFRVPAKFALIIRSLVTQEGLALSMNPNFKIVEVAYPYVARRLLQGESPQLRRRLLEVLFRDGRFQWQRLENLLRIARTDQSFDLLPTAQLGFQYLLSEEGRYLRRQLLLALTEDDRLHTEEVQRLWGLIKEDLRPERLLSSALGALAEFSLEGAAAFLPTMAPLSALQNALR, from the coding sequence GTGACCCGGCATTCACTGGACTCGCTACGAAGTTACGATCCTGAGGCGATCGCTCGTTATTACTCCGCCCGCCCTTGGCGAGTGCTCTGGCGAGCGCTGACAATTATCTGGGGGTTTGCAGGCTTTCTGCTGGGGTTGCAATGGGACCGTTTTATGGGGAAGACGGCCAGCCATAAGGCCATGCGAGCCGTCCAACTCCGTCAATTGCTGACCCGTCTGGGACCGACCTTTATCAAAGTGGGCCAAGCCTTGTCCACCCGACCCGATTTGATCCATAAGGATTTTCTGGAAGAGTTAGTCAAACTCCAAGATCAACTGCCCCCCTTCCCCACGGACCAGGCAATGGCCCTGGTGGAGGCGGAGTTAAATCAGCCGATCGCCGAGATGTTTAGTAGCGTGTCTGCTACACCCGTTGCCGCGGCCAGTTTGGGACAGGTCTATCGTGCCCAACTGCATACGGGTGAGTCAGTTGCGTTGAAGGTGCAGCGGCCTAACCTGTTACCGGTGCTGACCCTGGATTTGTTCCTGATGCGGTGGGCGGCTGGCTGGTTGTCGGCGGTTCTGCCCCTGAATCTCGGCCATGATCTGCGGTTGATTGTGGATGAGTTTGGCACCAAGCTGTTTGAGGAAATCGATTATCTGAACGAGGGGCGCAACGCGGAGAAGTTTGCCGAGAACTTCCGCGATCACCCGGAAATCAAGGTACCTCGCATTTATTGGCGTTATACTTCCTCGCGGGTGTTAACCCTGGAGTGGATCGATGGCATCAAGATGACGGGCACGGAGGAAATTCGTGCGGCAGGTCTGGAGGTGAATGAAATTATCCGTATTGGCGTCACCTCTGGGTTACAGCAATTGCTGGAATTTGGCTTTTTCCACGCTGACCCCCATCCTGGTAATTTGTTTGTGATGTCGGTCGATGATCAGGAACCAGAGGTATTCGGACGCTTGGCCTACATTGATTTTGGCATGATGGACCAACTGGACGAGCAGACGAAGGAAACTTTGGTGGATGCCTTGGTGCATCTGATTAATCAGGAATACCAGGAACTGGCGATGGATTTTGTGAAGTTAGGGTTTCTGGCTCCTGAGACGGATATCCGCCCGATCGTGCCGGCCCTGGAAGCGGTTTTGGGCGACATTATGGGTGAAAGCGTCCGGGATTTTAACTTTAAAACAATTACCGATCGCTTCTCAGAATTAATGTTTGACTATCCCTTCCGGGTGCCGGCTAAATTTGCCCTGATTATTCGATCGCTGGTGACCCAAGAGGGGTTAGCCCTGAGTATGAACCCCAATTTCAAAATTGTCGAGGTCGCCTATCCCTATGTGGCCCGTCGCCTGTTACAAGGGGAGTCGCCCCAATTACGGCGGCGGTTGTTGGAGGTCCTCTTCCGGGATGGTCGGTTCCAATGGCAGCGGCTAGAAAATCTGTTGCGGATTGCCCGCACCGATCAAAGTTTTGATCTCTTACCGACAGCCCAATTGGGCTTCCAATACCTCCTGTCGGAGGAGGGGCGTTATCTGCGGCGGCAATTGTTACTGGCTCTGACCGAAGACGATCGCCTGCATACAGAGGAAGTGCAACGGCTTTGGGGTTTAATCAAGGAAGATCTGCGGCCTGAGCGGCTGTTGAGTTCGGCATTGGGGGCACTGGCGGAGTTTTCGCTAGAAGGAGCCGCTGCCTTTTTGCCCACGATGGCCCCCCTGAGTGCTTTACAAAATGCCCTGCGTTAA
- a CDS encoding resolvase, with product MATVEPTEPVGLLDIDAVQKLLHRSRASVYRYVNTDRRLLNPPYNPQLLNPEYRQHKREPLLFHPNEVARFARDVLDLKPVIIEVEPRVPDRTEELLTAILAELQSIHQTLKAKV from the coding sequence ATGGCAACAGTTGAACCTACAGAGCCAGTGGGATTACTAGATATCGATGCAGTGCAAAAACTATTGCATCGATCGCGGGCATCGGTTTATCGCTATGTCAATACCGATCGGCGACTTCTGAATCCCCCCTATAATCCCCAACTGTTGAACCCGGAGTATCGACAACATAAGCGCGAACCTTTGTTGTTTCACCCCAATGAGGTAGCCCGCTTTGCTAGGGATGTGTTGGATCTCAAACCCGTCATCATTGAGGTTGAACCCCGGGTCCCCGATCGCACCGAAGAACTCTTAACCGCGATTCTGGCGGAATTGCAAAGTATTCATCAAACCCTCAAGGCTAAGGTCTAG
- a CDS encoding class I SAM-dependent methyltransferase, with amino-acid sequence MIATENLDTPPLRLNLGCGSQKMAGYLNVDRFGDPDLSLDLEQLPWPWADNSVSEICLIHVLEHLGKTADIYLGIIQEMYRICQPGALIDIVVPHPRHENFLNDPTHVRAITPTGLRLFDQRLNREWIEKGLPFSTLGLHLGVDFEMIRTHLKPSAFWHQRHPERPIDEALFMQESLFLNNVVEEIAMTLKVIKPGRG; translated from the coding sequence ATGATTGCAACCGAGAACCTGGACACCCCACCCCTTCGTCTCAACCTGGGGTGTGGAAGTCAAAAAATGGCCGGCTATCTCAATGTCGATCGCTTTGGGGACCCCGATCTATCCCTGGACTTAGAACAATTGCCCTGGCCGTGGGCGGATAACAGTGTCAGCGAAATTTGCCTGATCCATGTATTGGAGCATTTGGGTAAAACCGCCGATATCTACTTGGGCATTATCCAGGAGATGTATCGCATTTGCCAACCAGGGGCTTTGATTGATATCGTGGTTCCCCATCCCCGCCATGAAAACTTCCTCAATGATCCCACCCATGTGCGGGCGATTACCCCGACCGGTTTGCGACTGTTTGATCAACGTCTTAACCGCGAGTGGATCGAAAAAGGACTCCCCTTTTCAACCTTGGGGCTGCACTTGGGCGTTGACTTTGAGATGATCAGAACCCACCTCAAACCCAGCGCCTTCTGGCACCAGCGACATCCCGAAAGGCCGATCGATGAGGCCCTGTTTATGCAAGAGAGCCTCTTTTTGAATAACGTGGTTGAGGAAATTGCGATGACGCTGAAGGTCATCAAGCCGGGTCGAGGTTGA
- a CDS encoding CocE/NonD family hydrolase, translating to MLPVNKTTDSLITRDGVRLDADIYRPAIAGLFPVLLMRQPYGRAIASTVVYAHPSWYAAHGYIVVIQDVRGRGTSEGKFDLFAHEVEDGLETVNWAAQLPGSTGEVGMYGFSYQGMTQLYAAAARPPALKVICPAMVGYDLYADWAYEGGAFCLQANLGWAIQLAAETARRQGHASTYQQLYAASRQLPLIDPIPANPRQLQALAPDSFYHDWLRHEQPGEYWRSRSPDLSGVDLPMLHIGGWFDPYLRGNLRLYQEMAERSVFPQHLLIGPWAHLPWSRQVGAIDFGPAAASPVDQVQLRWFDQFLKGQDQGLDRELPVRLFEMGSNQWRSFPAWPQGQTRLYQLTSNGLASIREDAGQLVMREAGEAAITERPTVQDVLVHDPWRPVPALGGHAAAPAGPFERRAIDGRSDVLTYTSAPLTQALHLAGNLWVDLWCEADRPSFDLCVILSEVYDDGRVYHLSQGYRRITAAQSCPPYRIPLQPTCAQIPPGHALRLSLSAACFPAYALNLGTGAALATGRLMDAQVITIVVKMGDNFPSSLGITLAEVKGQDR from the coding sequence ATGCTACCTGTCAACAAGACTACTGATTCTCTCATAACCCGCGATGGGGTTCGGCTCGATGCTGATATTTACCGGCCCGCGATCGCTGGGTTATTTCCCGTTTTGCTGATGCGCCAGCCCTATGGCCGGGCGATCGCGTCCACGGTCGTGTATGCCCACCCCAGTTGGTATGCCGCTCACGGGTATATCGTGGTCATTCAGGATGTGCGGGGACGGGGGACTTCAGAGGGGAAGTTTGATCTCTTTGCCCATGAAGTTGAAGATGGCCTGGAAACGGTGAACTGGGCGGCGCAACTTCCTGGCAGTACGGGTGAGGTGGGGATGTATGGCTTTTCCTACCAGGGGATGACCCAACTCTATGCTGCTGCTGCCCGTCCGCCTGCTCTGAAAGTGATCTGTCCAGCAATGGTGGGCTATGACCTTTATGCCGACTGGGCTTATGAGGGGGGCGCATTTTGCCTGCAAGCTAATCTTGGCTGGGCCATCCAATTAGCGGCTGAAACTGCCCGTCGCCAAGGTCATGCCAGCACCTACCAGCAACTCTATGCCGCCTCCCGCCAGCTTCCCCTGATCGATCCCATTCCGGCCAATCCGCGTCAGTTGCAGGCCCTCGCACCTGACTCCTTCTACCACGACTGGTTACGTCACGAGCAGCCGGGGGAGTATTGGCGATCGCGATCGCCCGATTTATCTGGCGTTGACTTGCCGATGCTCCACATCGGTGGCTGGTTTGATCCTTACCTGCGGGGCAATTTGCGTCTCTATCAGGAAATGGCCGAGCGCAGCGTCTTCCCGCAACACTTACTCATTGGTCCCTGGGCACATCTCCCCTGGTCTCGCCAGGTAGGGGCGATCGACTTTGGCCCGGCAGCGGCGAGTCCAGTCGATCAGGTGCAATTGCGCTGGTTTGATCAGTTCCTCAAGGGACAGGATCAGGGACTAGACAGGGAACTGCCGGTGCGTTTATTTGAAATGGGGAGCAATCAGTGGCGATCGTTCCCTGCTTGGCCCCAGGGGCAGACCCGGCTCTACCAACTGACCAGTAATGGCCTCGCCAGTATACGGGAGGATGCTGGCCAACTGGTGATGAGGGAGGCGGGCGAAGCGGCCATCACCGAGCGACCCACAGTCCAGGATGTCCTGGTTCACGATCCCTGGCGACCGGTACCCGCCTTGGGGGGACATGCCGCTGCCCCTGCGGGTCCCTTTGAACGACGGGCGATCGATGGCCGGAGTGATGTTCTGACCTATACCAGTGCCCCCCTCACCCAGGCGCTACACCTAGCGGGGAACCTGTGGGTGGATCTCTGGTGTGAAGCTGATCGACCCAGTTTTGATCTCTGTGTAATTCTGTCAGAAGTTTACGACGATGGGCGGGTTTATCACCTCAGCCAAGGCTATCGGCGAATCACGGCAGCGCAATCGTGCCCGCCCTACCGCATACCACTGCAACCCACCTGTGCCCAGATTCCGCCTGGTCATGCCCTCCGACTCAGCCTGAGTGCGGCGTGTTTTCCAGCCTATGCCCTCAATCTGGGAACAGGGGCAGCTTTAGCGACGGGGCGGCTGATGGATGCCCAAGTGATTACGATCGTCGTTAAGATGGGGGACAATTTCCCCAGTAGCTTGGGGATAACGTTGGCTGAGGTCAAGGGTCAAGACAGATGA
- a CDS encoding photosystem II protein, Psb35-related codes for MAIVISVLIVGWVAASIIGTQAYFRGEQTKPIHARNWRSASFEKLSEVVTGQSIDHQTRTPAFDVVDAYTSNLLPNA; via the coding sequence ATGGCTATCGTAATTTCTGTACTGATTGTGGGTTGGGTTGCGGCTTCGATCATCGGGACCCAAGCTTATTTCCGGGGCGAACAAACTAAGCCGATTCATGCCCGTAACTGGCGATCGGCGTCGTTTGAAAAGCTCTCGGAAGTGGTGACCGGCCAAAGCATCGATCACCAAACCCGGACACCCGCCTTTGACGTCGTTGATGCTTACACCAGCAATCTACTCCCGAATGCCTAA
- the pgr5 gene encoding cyclic electron transport protein PGR5: MFAPIVVLVRKALGDAKFIKIRGKAIALHSQVITDVCNRLGIDRTQRQNLIRLARDNGKKLGLLA; the protein is encoded by the coding sequence ATGTTTGCACCGATCGTCGTTCTGGTTCGTAAGGCCCTGGGTGATGCCAAATTCATTAAGATTCGCGGTAAGGCGATCGCCCTTCATTCCCAGGTGATTACCGATGTTTGCAATCGCCTGGGGATTGATCGGACCCAGCGGCAAAACCTGATTCGCCTAGCCCGTGACAATGGTAAGAAATTAGGTTTACTGGCCTAG
- the psb34 gene encoding photosystem II assembly protein Psb34, with protein sequence MTATQGTSSMYTTDDRGVLNSYAMEPAMTYATYPSEAQQRQYALQGAVAMLFVSLLIGVAAAA encoded by the coding sequence ATGACCGCAACTCAAGGAACCAGTTCCATGTACACCACCGATGACCGAGGCGTTTTGAATAGCTACGCGATGGAGCCAGCGATGACCTACGCGACCTATCCATCCGAGGCTCAGCAGCGGCAATACGCCCTGCAAGGTGCTGTTGCGATGCTCTTTGTCAGTTTGTTGATTGGGGTGGCCGCAGCGGCCTAG
- a CDS encoding helix-turn-helix domain-containing protein has product MHSPCLSEPALAGAMSLPCDSIATPTAYRLEFTPDAWQGVIHQAEVALCESEVYRRALAKLRQTLGEGAEELQSLLHTIGQEAIRLALKQFTQHPDLATVVPPPDVTVPPPAPSDSPPAASAPENRAAILLAEDWVPNPKQELPKKPRLRKAQQQAIAAAQAREERLLEIGRILKQARAKNRLSLGQLHSLTLVPTHQITALETGQLNQLPEDIYIRGFIRRLGNALGLNGTELAASLPKDDPNRGVVPSWYHPIKDKGLYLQPSHLYLGYAAVMVGAMGGLAWATQQTTPEAVAHPGVPPAASLLSQAEKAAPIAHTPGMQTNGKVAVGSEMAAPEALPY; this is encoded by the coding sequence ATGCATTCCCCCTGTCTGTCTGAACCCGCCCTAGCTGGAGCCATGTCGCTGCCCTGCGATAGCATCGCGACGCCAACGGCCTATCGTTTGGAATTCACCCCAGACGCTTGGCAAGGTGTTATTCATCAAGCTGAGGTGGCCCTCTGCGAAAGTGAGGTCTACCGTCGAGCATTGGCTAAATTGCGCCAAACCTTGGGTGAAGGCGCGGAAGAGTTACAATCTCTGCTCCACACGATCGGGCAAGAGGCCATTCGCCTTGCCTTAAAACAATTCACCCAGCATCCGGATCTGGCGACGGTGGTCCCGCCCCCGGATGTCACCGTTCCCCCGCCCGCACCATCAGATTCACCACCAGCCGCCTCCGCACCAGAAAATCGCGCGGCGATCCTCCTAGCGGAGGATTGGGTACCGAATCCGAAGCAGGAACTGCCTAAGAAACCCCGCCTGCGCAAGGCCCAACAACAGGCGATCGCCGCCGCTCAAGCCCGGGAAGAACGGCTATTAGAAATTGGCAGAATTCTCAAGCAAGCGCGGGCCAAAAACCGACTCTCCCTAGGGCAACTCCATAGCCTCACGCTGGTTCCTACCCACCAGATTACGGCCCTTGAAACCGGCCAACTCAACCAACTGCCCGAAGATATCTATATTCGCGGATTTATTCGACGACTCGGCAATGCCTTGGGACTGAATGGGACGGAACTGGCGGCTTCCCTACCCAAGGATGATCCCAATCGGGGCGTGGTGCCTTCCTGGTACCATCCGATCAAGGACAAGGGCCTGTACCTCCAACCCAGTCATCTGTACTTAGGCTATGCGGCTGTCATGGTGGGGGCAATGGGCGGATTGGCCTGGGCCACCCAACAAACGACACCGGAAGCTGTGGCCCACCCCGGGGTGCCCCCTGCCGCTAGCTTGCTTTCCCAAGCCGAGAAGGCAGCACCGATCGCCCATACACCCGGTATGCAGACCAATGGCAAGGTAGCGGTCGGTTCGGAGATGGCTGCCCCGGAAGCACTGCCCTATTGA